From one Anopheles cruzii chromosome 3, idAnoCruzAS_RS32_06, whole genome shotgun sequence genomic stretch:
- the LOC128270845 gene encoding mothers against decapentaplegic homolog 3, whose protein sequence is MLPFNPPIVKRLLGWRKVPSDDSAEGKWCEKAVKSLAKKMKKSSALEELERALRTQNSHTKCIPIPRHSATIEWEWANKEKPEEEDTASGARGKRNRPANGENGVALRKGLPHVIYCRLWRWPDLQSQAELKALDICEYAFHLKKDEVCINPYHYTRIDTQHQQHLQQQAQQQQQAQNQQPLTILVPKNLTNLTGENSVTYTLDDLSNTVPVNIQYNALNDNYVTSPQSQQVSTQQLHQQLQQQQQNQQLQQQQQQQQQQQQQQLSSAPCYMEATLGQQIPTNTTIMDSVSVGVGNIPNTETPPPGYMSEDGDPLDQNDNMTDMSPMSPTEMDAQPVMYHEPAFWCSISYYELNLRVGETFHASQPSITVDGFTDPSNSERFCLGLLSNVNRNEVVEQTRRHIGKGVRLYYIGGEVFAECLSDSSIFVQSPNCNQRYGWHPATVCKIPPGCNLKIFNNQEFATLLSQSVSQGFEAVYQLTRMCTIRMSFVKGWGAEYRRQTVTSTPCWIELHLNGPLQWLDRVLTQMGSPRLPCSSMS, encoded by the exons ATGTTGCCCTTCAATCCGCCCATCGTGAAGCGGCTGCTCGGCTGGCGCAAGGTGCCGTCGGATGATTCGGCCGAGGGAAAGTGGTGCGAGAAggcggtgaaaagtttggcgaaaaagatgaaaaaatcCAGCGCCCTGGAGGAGCTGGAACGGGCGCTGAGGACGCAAAACTCGCACACCAAGTGCATCCCGATCCCAAG ACATAGCGCGACGATTGAGT GGGAGTGGGCAAACAAGGAAAAGCCGGAGGAGGAAGATACAGCCAGCGGCGCGCGTGGTAAAAG AAACCGCCCTGCGAATGGTGAAAATGGAGTTGCGCTAAGGAAAGGTCTACCACACGTTATATATTGTCGCCTGTGGCGCTGGCCTGACCTACAG AGCCAGGCAGAACTGAAAGCACTCGACATATGCGAGTACgcatttcatttgaaaaagGACGAAGTGTGCATCAATCCATATCACTATACCCGCATCGAtacgcagcatcagcagcacctgcAACAGCAggcccagcaacagcagcaggcccaGAATCAGCAACCCCTCACGATCCTGGTGCCGAAGAACCTCACCAATCTGACGGGCGAGAATTCCGTTACCTACACGCTGGACGACCTTAGCAATACCGTTCCAGTGAACATACAGTACAACGCATTAAA CGATAACTATGTAACCAGCCCGCAATCGCAGCAAGTATCAACTCAGCAGCTACATCAGCAactacagcaacagcagcagaaccaacagctacagcaacagcagcagcagcaacagcaacagcagcagcaacaacttTCCTCCGCACCTTGCTACATGGAGGCGACACTCGGTCAGCAGATACCGACCAACACGACGATTATGGATTCGGTCAGCGTCGGAGTCGGGAACATACCGAACACCGAGACGCCACCGCCCGGCTACATGTCTGAAGACGGCGATCCGTTGGATCAGAATGATAATATGA CCGACATGTCCCCCATGTCACCGACCGAGATGGATGCCCAGCCTGTAATGTACCACGAACCGGCGTTCTGGTGCTCGATCAGTTACTACGAGCTGAACCTGCGCGTCGGGGAAACGTTCCACGCGTCACAACCCTCGATTACCGTGGACGGTTTCACCGATCCTTCCAACTCGGAACG ATTCTGTCTCGGATTGCTGTCGAATGTGAATCGAAACGAGGTAGTGGAGCAGACGCGACGCCACATTGGCAAGGGCGTGCGGCTCTACTACATCGGTGGCGAGGTGTTTGCCGAGTGTTTGAGCGATTCCAGCATCTTCGTGCAGAGTCCGAATTGCAACCAACGCTATGGCTGGCATCCGGCAACGGTCTGCAAAATCCCGCCCGGTTGCAATTTGAAGATCTTCAACAACCAAGAGTTTGCCACCCTCCTGTCCCAGTCGGTTTCGCAGGGCTTCGAAGCCGTTTATCAGCTGACACGGATGTGTACCATCCGTATGTCGTTCGTGAAGGGCTGGGGAGCAGAATATCG CCGTCAAACCGTTACCTCAACGCCGTGCTGGATAGAATTGCATTTAAATGGTCCCCTGCAGTGGTTGGATCGCGTCCTCACCCAGATGGGCTCGCCACGGTTGCCATGTAGCTCTATGTCCTAA
- the LOC128272025 gene encoding anoctamin-10-like produces the protein MDDIKENFIPNLRFAENDEEELVEEIGLTKRPTIQSLRQRKSQLDMLEQMEQTDEQEKLSELRQRRKGGSVRFAASKKTQPLFIQSKTATSEKDAPFGESLMVMEFGESAPTEAIQWIVEKMRERRVDGGMELIVRKEPLSKDSQSIIFHISASATKLLEIADDMGFMKRTKTGIIRNFNVACLDEFFCDESMSLEDILTHADRQIIVKYALESIRAADDEHRIPGTKIILYHGQSIVQAAQSGELITSLYSLHDKRRLKELRHRWTKPTAPQPIDEIRDYFGESVGMYFSFLGFYTYALAVPTVLGFLQLGLSEETETVPFFCVFYVVWMKVFLELWKRKSSSHAYRWGTVTMTNLDEPRVGYYGKLARDPITGKWTPHYPKWKTYAQMYCVTAPIIGLCMAIAGFVTIFQFYVEAHLAEQFGPDAYILYLPSVVNAIYIALSTLAYDRLATLLTDRENHRTQSQYERHRVNKLIVLEFVNNFLCLFYIAFVLQDMRMLKTQLMMQLIVLQFLQNVFENLYPYLKKKVGLKIVRMFVTSKYDKLKEAHDAHEELGILSLPEDDPRVLQTRKETILEEYNTYDDYLELYIQFGYVVLFSSVAPLTAFWALLNNVIEIRLDAYKLCSFFKRPFARRTKNIGAWQLAFETLAIVSILTNCGILYLSPQMRELGAGMSREAYTLTFLIIEHVLLGMTWFIYKAIPDTPHWVRVALAKAEHDSRQALKRENAQRSRNVLFRRFRSVYDTHSMLN, from the exons ATGGATGATATCAAGG AAAATTTTATTCCCAACcttcgcttcgccgagaaCGACGAGGAAGAGCTGGTGGAAGAGATTGGCCTCACGAAACGTCCCACAATTCAATCACTTCGCCAGCGCAAATCGCAACTCGACATGCTGGAACAGATGGAGCAGACGGACGAGCAGGAAAAACTAAGCGAACTGCGCCAACGTCGGAAAGGTGGAAGCGTTCGATTCGCGGCTTCAAAGAAAACGCAACCTTTGTTCATTCAGTCAAAAACCGCAACCTCCGAGAAGGACGCTCCCTTCGGCGAGAGTCTGATGGTGATGGAGTTTGGCGAAAGTGCCCCAACGGAAGCGATCCAGTGGATTGTGGAGAAGATGCGTGAACGGCGGGTTGATGGAGGAATGGAGCTGATCGTACGCAAGGAACCGCTCAGCAA GGATAGTCAATCGATCATTTTTCATATCTCCGCGTCGGCCACCAAGCTACTGGAGATTGCCGACGACATGGGGTTCATGAAGCGCACCAAAACCGGCATCATACGCAACTTTAACGTGGCCTGTCTGGATGAGTTCTTTTGCGATGAAAGCATGTCGCTGGAGGACATCCTCACTCACGCCGATCGGCAGATTATCGTCAAGTATGCACTCGAATCGATCCGTGCGGCGGATGATGAACACAGGATCCCCGGTACCAAGATCATTCTCTACCATGGCCAATCGATCGTGCAGGCGGCACAAAGTGGCGAACTAATTACGTCCCTCTACTCGCTGCACGATAAGCGGCGGCTGAAGGAGCTACGTCACCGCTGGACGAAACCGACCGCACCGCAACCGATCGACGAAATTAGGGACTACTTCGGCGAAAGCGTCGGAATGTACTTCTCCTTTCTTGGCTTCTACACTTACGCCCTGGCCGTACCGACCGTACTCGGCTTTCTGCAGCTTGGCCTCTcggaggaaacggaaaccgtgCCGTTCTTCTGCGTGTTCTACGTCGTCTGGATGAAGGTGTTTCTGGAGTTGTGGAAGCGCAAAAGTTCGTCTCACGCGTACCGCTGGGGCACAGTCACGATGACCAATCTGGATGAGCCACGCGTAGGGTACTATGGAAAGCTGGCGCGCGATCCCATCACCGGCAAGTGGACACCGCACTACCCGAAGTGGAAAACCTACGCCCAAATGTACTGCGTAACTGCTCCGATTATCGGTCTGTGCATGGCGATCGCTGGGTTCGTGACCATCTTTCAGTTTTACGTCGAGGCGCATCTGGCCGAGCAGTTTGGACCGGATGCGTACATACTCTACTTGCCGTCGGTGGTGAACGCGATTTACATTGCTCTGTCAACGCTCGCGTACGATCGTTTGGCCACACTGCTGACCGATCGGGAAAACCACCGCACCCAGAGCCAGTACGAGCGGCATCGTGTAAACAAATTGATAGTGCTCGAGTTCGTCAACAACTTTCTCTGCCTGTTCTACATCGCTTTCGTGCTGCAGGACATGCGAATGCTCAAGACACAACTCATGATGCAGTTGATCGTGCTGCAGTTCTTGCAGAATGTGTTCGAAAACCTGTACCCCTATCTGAAGAAAAAAGTTGGACTGAAGATCGTTCGGATGTTTGTCACCTCGAAG TACGACAAGCTGAAGGAAGCACACGACGCACACGAGGAACTGGGCATTCTATCGTTGCCGGAAGACGATCCACGGGTGCTTCAGACGCGCAAGGAAACGATTCTGGAGGAGTACAATACCTACGATGACTACCTGGAGCTGTACATTCAGTTCGGTTACGTGGTCCTATTTTCCTCCGTCGCTCCGCTAACCGCTTTCTGGGCCCTGCTCAACAACGTGATCGAGATACGGCTCGATGCATACAAGCTGTGCAGCTTCTTTAAGCGGCCCTTCGCacggcgaacgaaaaacattGGCGCGTGGCAGCTAGCATTCGAAACGTTGGCCATCGTCTCCATTTTGACCAACTGCGGCATTCTTTATCTTTCGCCACAGATGAG AGAGCTTGGCGCCGGAATGAGCCGCGAAGCGTACACACTTACCTTCCTCATTATCGAGCACGTTTTGCTTGGGATGACGTGGTTCATTTATAAAGCGATTCCGGACACACCGCACTGGGTACGGGTGGCGCTGGCAAAAGCGGAACATGACTCCAGGCAGGCACTAAAACGTGAG AATGCGCAGCGATCTCGTAATGTACTGTTCCGTCGGTTTCGCAGCGTTTACGATACGCATTCGATGCTCAACTGA